In Anaeromusa acidaminophila DSM 3853, one genomic interval encodes:
- the lpxK gene encoding tetraacyldisaccharide 4'-kinase, which translates to MRQREAIQSYLYQLVHGKETGILGKLILLFLRVSSWLYGAGLTFKLNLYRWGLRKRYKLPCKVISLGNVTVGGTGKTPTAQRLAAIIRDMGYRVVLLNRGYRAKWRGTVGLVSDGKRTFMTASEAGDEAFLLAKNLPGVPVVIGRNRAVTGEYAVRELKAQVVILDDGYQHWQLMRDLDIVLIDTLNVFGNRYLLPRGTLREPLAHLDRAHACLLTKVDQSSPDTRDIIRSTVHQYNADAAIIESVHQPRHCIEIREWYQGHPPQKLPLSEIAGVKIMALSAIGNPSSFEQTISDIGACVVASARYEDHHDYTMVEMQQVMQEAVEAGVKAIITTEKDAVKIPAEFIHSDRPLPVYILGIELRFMDGCYEQLLELIRRVVEGEKREV; encoded by the coding sequence ATGCGCCAACGAGAAGCGATTCAGTCATATTTATATCAATTAGTGCACGGGAAAGAAACAGGAATACTAGGAAAGCTTATTTTGCTATTCTTGCGTGTTTCTTCCTGGCTTTACGGCGCTGGCCTGACTTTCAAGCTTAACCTGTATCGGTGGGGCTTGCGAAAACGGTACAAGCTTCCCTGTAAAGTCATTAGTTTAGGCAACGTCACTGTTGGCGGCACAGGCAAGACGCCGACGGCGCAACGGTTGGCGGCGATTATTCGCGATATGGGATATCGGGTTGTGCTTTTGAACCGAGGATACCGGGCAAAATGGAGAGGGACCGTAGGATTGGTTTCTGACGGGAAGCGAACTTTTATGACGGCCAGCGAAGCTGGAGATGAAGCTTTTTTATTAGCAAAAAATCTACCGGGAGTTCCGGTGGTAATTGGCAGGAATCGCGCTGTTACCGGCGAATATGCCGTTCGGGAGTTGAAGGCGCAGGTCGTCATTTTGGACGACGGCTACCAACATTGGCAGCTTATGCGGGATCTGGATATTGTTTTGATTGATACATTAAACGTATTCGGTAATCGCTATTTGTTGCCGCGAGGCACTTTAAGGGAGCCGTTAGCTCATTTGGACAGGGCTCATGCATGCTTATTGACCAAAGTAGACCAATCCAGCCCGGACACAAGGGATATCATACGCAGTACTGTGCACCAGTACAATGCAGATGCGGCTATTATTGAGAGCGTGCATCAACCTAGACATTGTATTGAAATAAGAGAATGGTATCAGGGACACCCTCCGCAAAAACTGCCTCTTTCTGAAATCGCAGGAGTCAAGATTATGGCGCTTTCGGCTATTGGCAACCCTTCTTCTTTTGAACAAACCATTTCCGATATCGGCGCCTGTGTGGTTGCGTCTGCTCGGTATGAGGACCACCATGACTATACGATGGTGGAAATGCAGCAGGTTATGCAAGAAGCGGTGGAAGCTGGAGTAAAAGCGATTATTACAACCGAAAAAGATGCCGTTAAGATACCGGCTGAATTTATTCACTCGGACCGTCCTTTGCCTGTCTATATTTTAGGGATTGAATTGCGTTTTATGGACGGCTGCTACGAACAGCTCTTGGAGCTCATTCGCCGCGTAGTGGAAGGAGAGAAACGAGAAGTATGA
- the kdsB gene encoding 3-deoxy-manno-octulosonate cytidylyltransferase: protein MKTVCVIPARYASTRLPGKPLALLAGKPMIQHVYEQAVQAQGIQEVLVATDDERILKAVEAFGGRAVLTSSTHPTGTDRLAEVAREHTDADIIINVQGDEPLVEPQVIEALAASFVERPGLQMATLCTPLLPEEAVQDSVVKVVMDQQGYALYFSRSLIPFPRKAGLIQAYKHLGLYGYRRDFLLEYAALEPTPLEQTESLEQLRALEYGHKILVLPTKHASVGVDTPEDLKRVEAILLSRGK, encoded by the coding sequence ATGAAAACCGTATGTGTGATTCCGGCGCGGTATGCATCCACAAGGCTGCCGGGAAAACCGCTGGCGTTGTTGGCGGGTAAGCCGATGATTCAGCATGTCTATGAGCAGGCTGTTCAAGCGCAAGGGATTCAGGAGGTTTTGGTCGCTACTGATGACGAACGCATTTTAAAAGCAGTGGAGGCTTTCGGCGGGCGGGCGGTACTTACTTCCAGCACTCATCCTACCGGAACGGATCGATTGGCGGAAGTCGCCCGCGAGCATACGGATGCAGATATTATTATCAATGTTCAAGGCGATGAGCCTCTCGTGGAGCCGCAAGTTATTGAAGCCTTGGCGGCGTCTTTTGTAGAGCGGCCCGGTTTGCAAATGGCTACTTTATGTACGCCGTTGCTGCCAGAGGAAGCGGTTCAGGACAGTGTGGTCAAGGTGGTCATGGATCAGCAAGGCTATGCTTTGTATTTCTCACGTTCGTTGATTCCTTTTCCACGTAAAGCAGGTTTGATTCAAGCCTATAAGCACTTGGGGCTTTACGGATACCGGCGGGATTTTTTACTAGAGTACGCGGCCCTGGAACCGACGCCCTTGGAGCAAACGGAATCTCTTGAACAGTTGCGGGCCTTGGAATACGGTCATAAAATTCTAGTTCTTCCGACGAAACACGCCTCTGTTGGCGTTGATACGCCGGAAGATCTCAAACGAGTGGAAGCAATCCTGCTGAGCAGGGGAAAATGA
- the kdsA gene encoding 3-deoxy-8-phosphooctulonate synthase, which produces MHTVKIGSLELGAQRPIALIAGPCVIEDYERTLRIGRGIKAITEKLGMPYIFKASFDKANRSSYHSFRGPGLEEGLGMLQKIKTELGLPVLSDIHEITQVEPASKVLDVLQIPAFLSRQTDLLFAAGKSGVAVNVKKGQFLAPNDMKNVVRKLEEAGCENILLTERGFSLGYNNLVVDMRALPIMRSFGYPVVFDATHSVQLPGGAGTASAGQREYVGHLARAAAAVGVDALFLEVHDNPEEALCDGPNMVYLDQLEELLRDIQAIDSIARKHK; this is translated from the coding sequence ATGCATACTGTGAAAATTGGCTCCTTGGAGCTTGGCGCACAGCGCCCGATTGCGTTGATTGCAGGACCTTGCGTTATTGAAGACTACGAACGGACCCTTCGTATTGGTCGAGGCATTAAGGCTATTACAGAGAAACTGGGCATGCCGTATATCTTCAAAGCATCCTTTGATAAAGCCAACCGTTCTTCCTATCACTCTTTCCGCGGACCGGGACTGGAAGAAGGACTAGGCATGCTTCAAAAAATCAAAACCGAATTAGGCTTGCCGGTTTTGAGCGATATTCACGAAATTACCCAAGTGGAGCCAGCTTCTAAAGTGCTGGACGTCTTGCAGATTCCGGCCTTTCTTTCTCGGCAGACGGATCTACTCTTTGCAGCCGGTAAAAGCGGCGTCGCAGTTAATGTGAAAAAGGGACAGTTCTTGGCGCCGAATGATATGAAAAACGTGGTACGAAAGCTCGAAGAAGCTGGCTGTGAGAATATCTTGCTTACAGAACGGGGCTTTAGCTTGGGCTATAATAATTTGGTTGTCGATATGCGGGCCTTGCCGATTATGCGCTCTTTTGGCTATCCGGTTGTGTTTGACGCTACGCATAGCGTACAATTGCCAGGAGGGGCAGGCACCGCATCAGCGGGGCAACGAGAATATGTCGGACATTTAGCACGAGCCGCTGCTGCTGTCGGAGTGGATGCTTTGTTTTTAGAAGTGCATGACAATCCGGAAGAGGCGTTATGCGACGGACCGAACATGGTGTATCTGGATCAATTGGAAGAACTGCTTCGCGATATCCAGGCCATCGATAGCATTGCCAGAAAACATAAATAA
- a CDS encoding KdsC family phosphatase, with translation MDIPIKQTDDVKARASKVRLVVFDVDGVLTSGKIAIGKDGEVMKEFFVQDGLGIALTQRAGIKTAIITGRESEMVRLRSAELKICDVYQGTLDKQTALRELMDKYGLGAEEVAYVGDDLNDLPALLQVGFACGVANSAMEVVQYCHYVSAYRGGCGGVRDILEFILRSQNLWDGIVQSYIDGSGQQHTRQ, from the coding sequence ATGGATATACCAATCAAGCAGACGGATGATGTAAAAGCCCGCGCTTCCAAGGTGCGTTTGGTAGTTTTTGATGTGGATGGCGTGCTGACGAGCGGTAAAATTGCCATTGGCAAAGACGGCGAAGTGATGAAAGAATTTTTTGTGCAAGATGGTTTAGGCATTGCGTTGACGCAACGAGCTGGCATCAAAACGGCTATCATTACAGGGCGAGAAAGTGAAATGGTTCGTCTACGCAGCGCGGAACTGAAAATTTGCGACGTGTATCAGGGAACACTAGACAAACAGACGGCTTTAAGGGAATTAATGGATAAGTACGGTCTGGGAGCAGAAGAAGTTGCTTATGTGGGCGATGATTTGAACGATCTACCTGCTTTACTACAGGTGGGTTTTGCTTGTGGCGTAGCAAATTCAGCAATGGAAGTAGTGCAATACTGTCACTATGTGTCGGCCTATAGAGGCGGTTGTGGCGGTGTACGCGACATACTGGAGTTTATCCTGCGTAGCCAAAACCTTTGGGATGGAATCGTTCAATCCTATATAGATGGCAGCGGCCAGCAGCATACTCGTCAATGA
- a CDS encoding lysophospholipid acyltransferase family protein codes for MSNEWQYHFLKALSRLVCLLPYACVVRLGRALGFLYWYIAPKQRRRGIRQMKERLGLSQDEAVAVMRRLCGNLGQTFLEIMFTPKLDAQRIIQLVEIENRQYLEEAVARGNGVVFLTAHIGNWEWLGAALSMTGFPMTSVIKRQPNDQHTRLLNEYRERVGIEIFARGTAELVGAAKAMKKGKILGFLADQDAGVDGIFLEFFGKPASTPLGPAVFARKFKAPVMPVFIVHKPDYSGHRVLIYPPLEYENSGDEKENLRQLTLKMTQLLEEVIREHPDEWIWFQKRWNTRMDGSCEEA; via the coding sequence ATGAGCAATGAATGGCAATATCATTTTTTAAAAGCGCTGAGTCGGTTGGTTTGTTTACTACCGTATGCATGCGTTGTCAGGCTAGGGAGAGCCTTAGGCTTTTTGTATTGGTACATTGCCCCCAAACAGCGACGCCGAGGCATTCGGCAAATGAAAGAACGTCTTGGTTTATCCCAAGATGAAGCGGTAGCGGTAATGAGACGACTCTGCGGCAATCTAGGACAGACGTTTTTGGAAATTATGTTTACCCCAAAGTTGGATGCGCAACGAATTATTCAACTTGTAGAAATTGAAAACCGACAATATTTAGAAGAGGCCGTAGCCAGGGGGAATGGAGTGGTCTTTTTAACCGCTCATATCGGTAATTGGGAATGGTTAGGGGCCGCCTTGTCTATGACTGGTTTTCCGATGACGAGCGTAATTAAACGCCAACCGAATGATCAGCATACCCGGTTGCTCAATGAATATCGCGAGCGGGTAGGGATTGAGATTTTTGCTCGGGGAACAGCGGAGCTGGTCGGCGCGGCTAAAGCAATGAAAAAAGGGAAAATCTTAGGATTTTTGGCGGATCAAGATGCCGGCGTGGATGGTATTTTCCTGGAGTTTTTTGGAAAACCGGCTTCGACGCCGCTGGGGCCGGCAGTTTTCGCGCGCAAATTTAAAGCGCCTGTGATGCCTGTCTTTATCGTGCATAAACCGGATTATAGCGGTCACCGGGTGCTGATATATCCTCCGTTAGAATACGAAAACTCGGGAGACGAGAAAGAGAATTTGCGGCAGTTGACTTTAAAAATGACGCAACTGTTGGAAGAAGTCATACGAGAACATCCGGATGAATGGATATGGTTCCAAAAACGATGGAATACTAGGATGGATGGGAGCTGTGAAGAAGCATGA
- the lptC gene encoding LPS export ABC transporter periplasmic protein LptC: protein MKKGRWLLLSLMASIVLFGAYYLWREEFPDPPKQVVQTEEEPIFMEGNTISESKDGKVVWEVTAQTMRGSKNSQEITLQNVRGVFYRPQGGTVILTAPVGVYVPKEQTLRFTGDVKAVSSDGDTFVAKEMGWLAKEERIYGQGQAQLNRKESQVSGDRIESDCDFQKSRVIGNARYIKQ, encoded by the coding sequence ATGAAAAAAGGCCGCTGGCTGTTATTGAGTTTGATGGCTTCGATCGTGCTTTTTGGCGCATATTATTTGTGGCGTGAAGAGTTTCCGGACCCGCCGAAGCAAGTGGTGCAAACAGAGGAAGAGCCAATTTTCATGGAAGGAAACACCATTTCGGAAAGCAAGGACGGCAAGGTAGTTTGGGAAGTTACGGCGCAGACCATGCGGGGCAGTAAAAATAGCCAGGAGATTACCCTGCAAAACGTTCGTGGCGTTTTTTACAGGCCGCAAGGGGGAACCGTGATTTTGACAGCACCGGTGGGAGTGTATGTTCCTAAAGAGCAAACCCTACGTTTTACAGGAGATGTCAAAGCGGTATCCAGTGATGGCGACACCTTTGTAGCAAAAGAAATGGGCTGGCTTGCGAAAGAAGAGCGTATTTACGGGCAAGGACAAGCGCAGCTTAACCGCAAGGAATCACAAGTCAGCGGCGATCGTATTGAAAGTGACTGTGATTTCCAAAAATCAAGGGTTATTGGCAACGCTCGCTATATAAAGCAATAA
- a CDS encoding LptA/OstA family protein, with protein sequence MNLWRSKKTALALALAVFCSSSLLALAAPGEKTEVTADTFDYDSATGMVVAQGGVKVVRGQQTMTGQTIEYNSKTQDAHVSGGNGVQVTGPDLNMTAVELWAVGGKQLIAQGNVVAVKGDKRLSGPRVEYFQDSEVAITPQGGTIVMPDGNMTADHIQAFLKEDRAIGTGNVHIVSEVRKLDATSDLATYYGEKSGQARSKIIMTGNARAVQDGNVLVGNTLNLYLDDKAMEGTGRARLVITNPNPNTGAPQTKQAESTDTNE encoded by the coding sequence ATGAATTTATGGAGAAGCAAAAAAACGGCGCTTGCCTTGGCGTTAGCGGTGTTTTGCAGCAGTTCGCTTTTAGCGCTGGCGGCGCCGGGAGAAAAGACCGAAGTAACAGCCGATACCTTTGATTACGATTCGGCGACAGGCATGGTAGTAGCCCAGGGCGGCGTAAAAGTTGTACGCGGCCAGCAAACCATGACTGGGCAGACCATTGAATACAATAGCAAGACACAGGACGCTCATGTCAGCGGCGGCAATGGCGTACAGGTAACGGGGCCGGATTTGAATATGACGGCGGTAGAATTATGGGCGGTTGGCGGCAAGCAGCTCATTGCCCAAGGAAATGTTGTTGCTGTGAAAGGTGATAAACGCCTGAGTGGTCCTCGTGTGGAGTATTTTCAGGATAGCGAAGTTGCTATTACGCCCCAAGGAGGGACTATTGTTATGCCTGACGGCAATATGACAGCCGATCACATTCAGGCATTTTTAAAAGAGGATCGGGCGATAGGTACAGGTAATGTGCACATTGTCAGCGAGGTACGCAAGCTTGATGCTACGTCGGATCTAGCTACCTATTATGGGGAAAAGAGCGGGCAAGCACGCAGCAAGATCATCATGACCGGCAACGCCAGAGCGGTACAGGATGGCAATGTATTGGTCGGTAATACGCTGAACCTGTACTTGGACGACAAGGCCATGGAAGGAACCGGACGCGCTCGTCTAGTCATTACTAACCCGAATCCCAATACTGGCGCTCCGCAAACCAAACAGGCGGAATCGACTGATACAAATGAGTGA
- the lptB gene encoding LPS export ABC transporter ATP-binding protein, producing MYIQANKLVKSYKGRAVVDGVSIRVDQGSIVGLLGPNGAGKTTTFYMIVGLEKPDQGSVVIDGEDVAKLPMHIRSSYGLGYLPQEASIFRKLSVEDNLMAILEVTPLSITERKAKLESLLKEFHVEHVRDRLGSQLSGGERRRVEIARALATEPKFILLDEPFAGVDPIAVADIQEIISYLKERGIGILITDHNVRETLSIVDRAYILNNGRILIDGDRETIANSDIARKFYLGENFSL from the coding sequence ATGTATATCCAAGCCAATAAATTGGTAAAAAGCTATAAAGGACGCGCGGTAGTGGACGGCGTCAGCATTCGGGTAGACCAGGGATCGATAGTGGGATTACTGGGACCTAATGGCGCTGGTAAGACCACTACGTTTTATATGATTGTTGGCTTGGAAAAACCGGATCAAGGCAGCGTTGTAATTGACGGCGAAGATGTAGCGAAATTGCCTATGCATATACGATCCAGTTATGGATTGGGCTATTTGCCCCAGGAGGCCTCCATTTTTCGCAAGCTTTCAGTAGAAGACAATTTGATGGCTATTTTGGAAGTTACGCCTCTTAGTATAACGGAACGAAAAGCAAAACTGGAAAGTTTGCTGAAAGAGTTTCATGTGGAGCATGTACGGGATCGCTTGGGGTCGCAACTTTCTGGCGGTGAACGACGCCGGGTGGAGATTGCTAGGGCCTTAGCGACAGAGCCTAAATTTATTCTTCTAGATGAGCCTTTTGCTGGTGTTGATCCTATCGCCGTAGCTGACATCCAGGAAATTATTAGCTATCTTAAAGAGCGTGGCATTGGAATTTTAATTACTGATCACAATGTGAGGGAAACACTTAGCATTGTCGATCGGGCGTATATTTTGAATAATGGCCGAATTTTAATTGACGGTGATCGGGAAACCATCGCCAATAGCGATATTGCCCGCAAATTTTATTTGGGCGAAAATTTCAGTTTGTAA
- a CDS encoding LptF/LptG family permease has translation MRILDKYILKELLGPFVFGVCSFSSIFIGTSTLFRIAQYVTKYGASLSSVIKLFIYSLPSIIVLTFPMSMLLAALLAFGRLSASSELTAMKSGGISFARLAAPVFIVAFFVSVFAVAFNEKVVPAANEAYRYTVQNEIEKNTKPKAQEHVIIKDIEQGKISRLTYARKFDEETSSMNAVTVQEFENDQVVRIQNADKAVWNGGRWEMEHGVIHDLTPDGGLNRTIRFDKQILPIEKDPKDISREQKEPAEMTIRELKLHIDALKREYVKTGTYEVELHQRFTIPLASFVFALIGTPLGLAPHRSSSSIGLGISIVVIFIYYTIMTITTALGQGGAIPAMLAAWIPNLVGIIAGAWLIWRKSR, from the coding sequence ATGCGCATTTTAGATAAATATATTTTAAAGGAATTATTAGGCCCATTTGTATTCGGGGTTTGCTCGTTTTCCAGTATTTTTATCGGTACAAGCACGCTGTTTCGCATTGCTCAATATGTAACTAAATATGGAGCTAGCTTGTCGAGTGTAATAAAGCTATTTATTTACAGTTTGCCTAGTATTATTGTTTTAACGTTCCCCATGTCAATGTTGTTGGCAGCATTGCTGGCTTTTGGGCGTTTGTCAGCATCCAGCGAATTGACAGCGATGAAATCTGGAGGTATTAGCTTTGCCAGATTGGCAGCGCCTGTTTTTATTGTGGCTTTTTTTGTCAGCGTCTTTGCGGTAGCGTTTAATGAAAAAGTGGTACCGGCAGCTAATGAGGCGTATCGGTATACTGTGCAGAACGAAATTGAAAAGAATACGAAACCTAAGGCGCAAGAACATGTTATCATTAAAGATATCGAACAGGGAAAAATTTCCCGCTTAACCTATGCGCGCAAATTTGATGAAGAAACGAGCAGTATGAATGCGGTTACGGTGCAGGAATTTGAAAATGATCAAGTGGTACGCATTCAAAATGCAGACAAGGCGGTCTGGAATGGAGGCCGCTGGGAAATGGAACATGGCGTTATTCATGATTTGACTCCCGATGGAGGCTTAAACCGGACCATTCGCTTTGATAAACAAATTTTACCAATCGAAAAGGATCCTAAAGATATTTCGCGAGAGCAAAAAGAACCGGCAGAAATGACTATTCGTGAATTGAAATTGCATATTGACGCTTTGAAGAGAGAATATGTGAAGACAGGGACCTATGAAGTAGAGTTGCATCAACGCTTTACAATTCCGCTGGCCTCCTTTGTCTTTGCTTTAATTGGTACGCCATTGGGGCTGGCGCCGCATCGGTCCAGTTCCTCCATCGGTTTGGGTATCAGTATTGTTGTTATTTTCATCTACTATACGATCATGACGATTACGACTGCGCTGGGACAAGGTGGAGCTATTCCGGCCATGCTAGCGGCGTGGATTCCTAATCTCGTCGGCATCATTGCCGGCGCTTGGCTCATCTGGCGTAAATCCAGGTAA
- a CDS encoding DUF3084 domain-containing protein — protein sequence MDGIILILVLILMGGAIAFIGDRLGSKVGKKKLTLFGLRPKHTSTVVTIVTGILIVTATFGILTAASQDVRTALFGMEKLKAQMAELQNEAKASQEASDKAKASLAEKNAEFIAISDQVNKMNQRLTEVRQELQQAVAEKDRAMEALATSRGEVNRLQGQQRELEEKIITLNRNKEQLENDLKELQEFAAKLQTGIRVVREGAIVFQAGEVLASRSVDPRESEEQLRQEMEMFLRETNAQLLQRLNVDKDLGLLVISQREFDTTIDEIRKADSPRILRVVAAGNTVYGEPVFGALQLYQNQLIFAKGTTLLQEEMQAIAEDSGANEGAIIFFLKQVNALSVRQGVLPDPISGMVGSMPANHLYETAAKMSRLGGRVELSAVTVEDVHTAGPVRIELRVRAIK from the coding sequence ATGGACGGTATTATTTTGATTTTAGTGCTGATTTTGATGGGCGGAGCCATTGCTTTTATCGGAGATCGCCTAGGGTCGAAGGTTGGCAAGAAGAAGCTTACTTTGTTCGGGTTACGCCCTAAGCATACTTCAACAGTAGTGACAATTGTTACGGGGATTTTGATTGTTACCGCTACCTTTGGCATCTTGACGGCTGCGTCGCAGGACGTGCGTACGGCTCTTTTCGGAATGGAAAAACTGAAAGCGCAAATGGCGGAGCTACAGAATGAGGCGAAGGCCAGTCAGGAAGCATCCGATAAGGCAAAAGCAAGTTTGGCGGAAAAAAATGCAGAGTTTATTGCGATTAGCGATCAGGTAAACAAAATGAACCAACGTTTGACGGAGGTTCGACAAGAACTGCAGCAGGCGGTGGCCGAAAAAGATCGGGCAATGGAAGCACTGGCTACTTCTCGAGGGGAAGTGAATCGCCTGCAAGGACAGCAGCGAGAGCTGGAAGAGAAAATTATAACTCTGAACCGAAATAAAGAGCAGTTAGAAAACGATTTGAAGGAGCTGCAGGAATTTGCCGCTAAATTACAAACTGGTATTCGCGTAGTTCGTGAAGGGGCCATTGTCTTTCAAGCGGGAGAGGTACTGGCTTCACGTTCGGTCGACCCTCGCGAATCGGAAGAACAGTTGCGTCAAGAAATGGAGATGTTTTTGCGTGAAACCAATGCGCAGCTTCTGCAAAGATTAAATGTTGATAAAGACTTGGGGTTACTGGTGATAAGTCAGCGTGAGTTTGATACGACGATTGATGAAATACGGAAAGCTGACTCACCTCGTATTTTGCGTGTAGTGGCGGCAGGCAATACCGTTTACGGCGAGCCTGTTTTTGGGGCATTGCAATTGTATCAGAACCAGCTGATCTTCGCGAAAGGTACGACGCTTTTGCAAGAAGAAATGCAGGCGATCGCAGAAGACTCCGGGGCCAATGAAGGGGCTATTATTTTCTTTTTAAAACAAGTTAATGCTCTTTCCGTGCGCCAAGGAGTATTGCCAGACCCGATTTCCGGTATGGTAGGGTCAATGCCGGCGAATCATCTGTACGAAACCGCGGCTAAAATGAGCCGCCTTGGCGGCCGCGTGGAGCTTTCTGCGGTTACGGTAGAAGATGTGCATACCGCAGGCCCTGTGCGCATTGAACTTCGTGTCCGGGCGATAAAATGA
- a CDS encoding S-layer homology domain-containing protein: MKKRLVTALALMFGLGVGATAFAAANPFVDVPAKHWAYDAVNKLAKAGIVDGYGDGTFRGDRTMTRYEMAQIVAKAMARSDKADAETKATIDKLATEFSAEIENLGVRVAKLEKKSDNLRFDGNLRTRIISNSMDHGVQSTTDREIRYRLGAHAEVNDTWKVHALFEGNLNDNNYGADDNNLKVDEMYAEGALGATTLSVGKFIQKETGDLILDEVSIKGARLGFGNQLKAQVFYGTMNANPATSDDTTNAYGTSLNWAAAKNFSMFGSYTHLKDRNDANSLWNGENSGNAWDAGFNYKFNNDWQFTGVYGATSANEQNKAFKAEFQYKAIDLNKVGTWQAAAGYWKHEANSLVDTGAWVPSIAGQGAKGWYVDGAYVPAKNIKLRGIYGQFKTTTGDDVKDKFTRVQAEFFF; the protein is encoded by the coding sequence ATGAAAAAACGTCTTGTAACTGCTCTCGCTCTTATGTTCGGCCTCGGCGTCGGCGCTACCGCCTTCGCAGCTGCCAATCCTTTCGTCGATGTTCCGGCGAAACACTGGGCCTATGATGCTGTAAACAAACTGGCTAAAGCCGGTATTGTTGACGGCTATGGCGACGGCACCTTCCGTGGCGACCGTACCATGACCCGTTATGAAATGGCTCAGATCGTTGCTAAAGCTATGGCTCGCAGCGACAAAGCTGATGCTGAAACCAAAGCTACTATCGACAAGCTGGCTACTGAGTTCAGCGCTGAAATCGAAAACCTCGGCGTTCGCGTTGCTAAGTTGGAAAAGAAATCTGACAACCTGCGTTTTGACGGTAACTTGCGTACCCGTATTATTAGCAATAGCATGGATCATGGTGTTCAGAGCACCACTGATCGTGAAATTCGCTATCGTTTAGGTGCTCATGCAGAAGTGAATGACACCTGGAAAGTGCATGCGTTGTTTGAAGGCAACTTGAATGACAACAACTATGGTGCTGATGACAACAACCTGAAAGTGGACGAAATGTACGCTGAAGGCGCTTTGGGAGCTACGACGCTGTCCGTTGGTAAATTCATTCAAAAAGAAACCGGCGATTTGATTCTTGATGAAGTTTCCATCAAGGGTGCTCGTTTGGGCTTTGGTAATCAGTTGAAAGCGCAAGTTTTCTATGGTACGATGAACGCAAATCCTGCGACTAGTGATGATACCACAAATGCATATGGTACTTCTTTGAACTGGGCTGCAGCTAAAAACTTCAGCATGTTTGGTTCGTATACCCATTTGAAAGACCGCAATGATGCTAATAGTCTTTGGAATGGTGAAAACTCTGGAAACGCTTGGGATGCTGGTTTCAACTACAAATTCAATAATGATTGGCAATTTACTGGTGTGTATGGAGCTACTTCTGCAAACGAGCAGAACAAAGCATTTAAAGCTGAGTTCCAGTACAAAGCTATTGATCTTAATAAAGTTGGTACCTGGCAGGCTGCTGCTGGCTACTGGAAACATGAAGCTAACAGCCTTGTTGATACTGGCGCATGGGTTCCTTCCATTGCTGGCCAAGGTGCTAAAGGCTGGTATGTTGACGGTGCTTATGTACCGGCGAAAAACATCAAACTTCGCGGTATCTATGGTCAGTTCAAAACTACCACCGGTGATGATGTTAAAGACAAATTTACCCGTGTTCAAGCTGAATTCTTCTTCTAA